In the Gorilla gorilla gorilla isolate KB3781 chromosome 1, NHGRI_mGorGor1-v2.1_pri, whole genome shotgun sequence genome, ATATGTTTCATTATTCTGGCTAGAAGATTTTGTACCCTAGTCTTAAGTAGGTCATTGTGAATTCAGAAATTGTACAGAGAGGAGAcataactttaaagaaaaagccCACTGAATGTGATGTCAAAATAGATATGGCTCCAAAATGTTGACCCATTAATGTACAGGTATGATGGCAAGGTcattaaagaagacagaaaaattgaaatagaGAGCTTTTTATCAGTATAAGAAAGGTTAATGTTTAGTTTGctttcaaaaatatgaaatttattatGATTGCAAGAAACATTAATAGAGAAGCCAAGAGGGAGGTAAGCTGGAGACTTGGGAAAAAGATTGGTGATGAAAATAGAGATTTGAGAACAATCATcgtaaaaatcacacacacaaggGCCAAGGATGTACCAGAGAAGAGCATACGTAATTATGGTAGAGGGAGAATGAGCAGATTCATGGAAGGTAACGAAATGAGTGctgggaagagagaaaaacagtGTGGTTTCATGGAAACCAAGGTCAGAGAATGTTTCCATGAGGTAGGAGTTCGAAGTGTTTAAACagagaaagatgagaaaaagGAGATAAAACAAAGTCCAGTGGCCTTAGCAATGGAGAATtctttggtgacatttgagcaaacaATCTCATGGGCATGAACATGCCAAAGCCAACTTGCAGGGAATTatggagagtgggaaagaaagccTGTTTCAATACTTCTGAAAATAAAGGGAGAACAATAAGATGGTCACTAAAGGGAACCATAGGATCAGATATATGCTCTCCACACAGTTTATACGTGCTTGCTTCTTGACAAAAGGGATTAGTGTCTCTGCTTCTCAAAATTGTATGttcaccatattttaaaaaatagttaagcCAGTTGGGCTACAGATAGCTGCAGATTTCTCTCTCAACTCTGGAGTCTCTTCTATACCTCAAGTTGTCCCAATCCTTTATAATGACAGTGGCAACTACACGACGTTTTCTGTCACAGCTCTCTCTTCCTGACTTCACTCAAAAGGCCTACTggaatcagcaaaaaaaaaaaaaaaaagatttctttgatGGGACTTGAGTGATCAATTTTAGTAGAGAGATAATGGCAGAATTTGTGTTGCAGTTGTTCTGTTTTGAGAGTACAATAACATATTTGGACCACATTACCTCTCCAAAATCAAGTTTCTATATTCATAATTCAACTGAAACACTGTGTAAAAGCTCCTTGGTGACCCTGTTACGAAATCCAGTGACTACGTCTCAAAGTTTTCcatcttcaaatatttcaaactgctatatctttttttttttttttgcaaaacttTCATCTTTATGGTTTTCTTGACATGGGCTTCACTGGAGTCCTCCTTGTTAAGAGGGTTTAAAGAGTGGATATCATTATTGGTTGAAATATAGAGCATGGCTTTCTCCTTGCtgtcttttttcccttcctaACATCACTATAATGTCTGTGAAGCGAGCAGGCATGCAGAAGCCCTCTCCATGCGCAGAAAGTAATTTGCTCTACAGTGACAATGTTCATATGTATAAAGCCCCAAAGAGGCACAAGTAGGCTTCTCTCTTCATGTGCAAGGACCCTGCATGAGCATCATgatcaaaaagaaggaaattggaTTCAGTCTCAGTACagttatcatttttctttgttttaaagtcCAACTGCTGTTGAGAATTTACTCCTTGTTGACTCCATTTGTTGCTTTCAGACACTGATATAGCAGAATGCAGGGAAAGAACTTCACAGAACTGACAGAATTCATCTTCCTGGGATTTTCTAGCTTTGGAAAGCATCAGATAACCCTCTTTGTGGTTTTCCTAACTGTCTACATTTTAACTCTGGTTGCTAACATCATCATTGTGACTATCATATGCATTGACCATCATCTCCACACTCCCATGTATTTCTTCCTAAGCATGCTGGCTAGTTCAGAGATGGTTTACACACTGGTCATTGTGCCACGAATGCTTTTGAGCCTCATTTTTCATAACCAACCTATCTCCTTGGCAGGCTGTGCTACACAAATGTTCTTTTTTGTTATCTTGGCCACTAATAATTGCTTCCTGCTTACTGCAATGGGGTATGACCGCTATGTGGCCATCTGCAGACCCCTGAGGTACACTGTCATCATGAGCAACGGACTATGTGCCCAGCTGGTGTGTGGGTCCTTTGGCATTGGTCTGACTAAGGCAGTTTTCCATGTGACAGCCATGTTCAATTTGCCATTCTGTGGCACAGTGGTAGAACACTTCTTTTGTGACATTTACCCAGTCATGAAACTTTCTTGCATTGATACCACTATCAATGAGATAATAAATTATGGTGTAAGTTCATTTGTGATTTTTGTGCCCATAGGCCTGATATTTATCTCCTATGTCCTTGTCATCTCTTCCATCCTTCA is a window encoding:
- the LOC101128282 gene encoding olfactory receptor 10J5, giving the protein MQGKNFTELTEFIFLGFSSFGKHQITLFVVFLTVYILTLVANIIIVTIICIDHHLHTPMYFFLSMLASSEMVYTLVIVPRMLLSLIFHNQPISLAGCATQMFFFVILATNNCFLLTAMGYDRYVAICRPLRYTVIMSNGLCAQLVCGSFGIGLTKAVFHVTAMFNLPFCGTVVEHFFCDIYPVMKLSCIDTTINEIINYGVSSFVIFVPIGLIFISYVLVISSILQIASAEGWKKTFATCASHLTVVIVHCGCASIAYLKPKSESSKEKDLVLSVTYTIITPLLNPVVYSLRNKEVKDALCRVVGRNIS